A DNA window from Mycobacterium sp. IDR2000157661 contains the following coding sequences:
- a CDS encoding alcohol dehydrogenase catalytic domain-containing protein, which translates to MQQLVFEQAGAYAWRDAPDPQINHPRQAIVRPLAVACCDLDVAVAQGRLPMPPGHAVGHEGVAEVVAVGDDVRGFGVGDRVIVPFQINCGQCAACLRGATGSCASVPLMAMYGMAPLAGLDGGGFLADLVVVPYADAMLIAVPAEADPVAIASMSDNIPDGWRTVGPYRAELDALPPADRRVLVMGRLSIGLYATATATALGALVDYVDTDPVRLAVAEKLGAVVHDREKPDKTADPYPVTVHTTADPALLAATLRATWPGGVCTDTGIYIEDSVQMPLLQMYTRGARFVTGRVNARAALPEVLNLLARQPLSPVVQAVVPWEDAPSQWPAMTGKTVFTRTV; encoded by the coding sequence ATGCAACAGCTCGTGTTCGAACAAGCCGGGGCGTACGCCTGGCGGGACGCGCCAGATCCGCAGATCAACCACCCGCGCCAGGCGATTGTGCGACCGCTGGCGGTGGCCTGCTGTGACCTGGACGTCGCAGTGGCACAAGGCAGGCTGCCCATGCCGCCCGGCCATGCGGTGGGGCACGAAGGCGTTGCCGAGGTCGTCGCAGTGGGCGACGACGTGCGCGGGTTCGGCGTCGGTGACCGCGTCATCGTGCCGTTCCAGATCAACTGCGGCCAGTGCGCGGCCTGCCTGCGGGGCGCGACGGGTTCGTGCGCGTCGGTGCCGCTGATGGCGATGTACGGGATGGCGCCCCTGGCCGGCTTGGACGGCGGCGGTTTCCTGGCCGACCTGGTCGTCGTGCCGTATGCCGACGCGATGCTCATCGCGGTGCCCGCCGAGGCCGATCCGGTGGCGATCGCCTCGATGTCGGACAACATCCCCGACGGCTGGCGCACCGTCGGCCCCTACCGCGCCGAACTGGACGCGCTGCCACCGGCGGATCGACGGGTGCTGGTGATGGGCCGGCTGTCGATCGGGCTGTATGCGACTGCGACCGCGACCGCGCTCGGCGCGCTCGTCGACTACGTCGACACCGACCCGGTCCGGCTGGCGGTTGCCGAGAAGTTGGGGGCAGTGGTTCACGACCGGGAGAAGCCGGACAAGACCGCCGATCCTTACCCGGTGACAGTCCACACGACGGCCGACCCGGCCCTGCTGGCCGCCACGCTGCGGGCCACCTGGCCCGGTGGTGTGTGCACCGACACCGGCATCTACATCGAGGATTCGGTGCAGATGCCGCTGCTGCAGATGTACACCCGCGGGGCGCGGTTCGTCACCGGGCGGGTGAACGCTCGCGCGGCTCTTCCCGAAGTGCTGAACCTGCTTGCCCGGCAACCGCTCTCACCCGTGGTCCAGGCCGTCGTCCCGTGGGAGGACGCTCCGTCGCAATGGCCGGCGATGACCGGCAAGACGGTGTTCACCCGCACGGTGTAG
- the hisD gene encoding histidinol dehydrogenase, translating to MVSVNVSPGPIARIDLRGAQLSAARLRAALPRGGVDVDAVLGTVRPIVDAVAAHGAQAALEYGESFDGVRPAQIRVPRERLDAALAEVGGDVRAALEVAIERARAVHADQRRTDTTTTLAPGATVTERWVPVERVGLYVPGGNAVYPSSVVMNVVPAQTAGVDSLVIASPPQASVQGAFHGLPHPTILAAAALLGVDEVWAVGGAQSVALLAYGGTDSDGTELAPVDMITGPGNIYVTAAKRICRSQVGIDAEAGPTEVAILADHTADPGHVAADLISQAEHDEMAASVLVTSSVELADATDRELAAQLETTVHRERVTAALGGRQSATVLVDDLDAGIRTVNAYAAEHLEIQTADAREVAGRIRSAGAIFVGPYAPVSLGDYCAGSNHVLPTAGCARHSSGLSVQTFLRGIHVVDYDEAALKDVSGHVITLAEAENLPAHGEAVRRRFGR from the coding sequence ATGGTCTCCGTGAATGTATCGCCGGGACCGATCGCCCGCATCGACTTGCGTGGGGCACAGTTGTCCGCCGCGCGCCTGCGGGCGGCGTTACCACGCGGCGGCGTCGACGTGGACGCGGTCCTGGGCACGGTCCGGCCCATCGTCGACGCGGTCGCCGCGCACGGCGCGCAGGCGGCCCTGGAGTACGGCGAGTCCTTCGACGGGGTGCGACCTGCCCAGATCCGCGTACCCCGGGAACGGCTCGACGCCGCGTTGGCCGAAGTGGGCGGCGATGTCCGCGCCGCGTTGGAGGTCGCAATCGAGCGGGCCCGTGCCGTGCACGCCGACCAGCGCCGCACCGACACCACGACGACGCTGGCGCCCGGAGCGACCGTCACCGAGCGCTGGGTGCCCGTTGAGCGGGTGGGGCTGTACGTTCCCGGCGGCAACGCGGTCTACCCGTCGAGCGTGGTGATGAATGTGGTGCCTGCGCAGACCGCGGGCGTCGACTCCCTCGTCATCGCCAGCCCGCCGCAGGCCTCCGTGCAGGGCGCGTTCCACGGACTGCCGCACCCGACCATCCTGGCCGCCGCCGCCCTGCTGGGTGTCGACGAAGTCTGGGCCGTCGGCGGAGCCCAGTCTGTCGCGCTGCTGGCCTACGGCGGCACCGACAGCGACGGGACGGAGCTGGCGCCCGTCGACATGATCACCGGCCCCGGCAACATCTACGTCACCGCCGCCAAGCGGATCTGCCGCTCGCAGGTCGGAATCGACGCCGAGGCCGGTCCCACCGAGGTCGCGATCCTGGCCGACCACACGGCCGATCCCGGGCATGTCGCCGCCGACCTGATCAGCCAGGCCGAGCACGACGAGATGGCGGCCAGCGTGCTGGTCACCTCGAGCGTCGAGCTGGCCGACGCCACCGACCGCGAACTGGCTGCGCAACTCGAGACGACGGTGCACCGCGAGCGGGTGACCGCGGCGCTCGGCGGTCGGCAGTCGGCGACGGTGCTCGTCGACGACCTCGACGCGGGCATCCGCACCGTCAACGCCTACGCCGCCGAGCACCTCGAGATTCAGACGGCCGACGCGCGCGAGGTGGCCGGTCGGATCCGTTCGGCCGGAGCGATCTTCGTCGGCCCGTACGCCCCGGTGAGCCTGGGCGACTACTGCGCGGGCTCCAACCACGTGCTGCCGACCGCAGGGTGCGCGCGGCACTCCAGCGGACTGTCGGTGCAGACGTTCCTGCGCGGCATCCACGTCGTCGACTACGACGAGGCGGCGCTCAAAGACGTGTCCGGCCACGTCATCACGCTGGCCGAGGCCGAGAACCTGCCCGCACACGGCGAGGCGGTCCGACGGAGGTTCGGGCGGTGA
- a CDS encoding nitroreductase family deazaflavin-dependent oxidoreductase yields the protein MKAAEHPNNAPGVPMVFPPWFENFQVKYFNPMLKPFARVLPGMATIKHRGRKSGRQYETIVTAYRKGKVLAIALGHGKTDWVKNVLAAGEADLHLVRRDVHVVNPRIVPAGGAADGLPLMARLQVGRMAIFVADIA from the coding sequence ATGAAAGCTGCCGAGCACCCGAACAATGCTCCCGGGGTGCCGATGGTGTTCCCGCCGTGGTTCGAGAATTTCCAGGTCAAGTACTTCAACCCGATGCTCAAGCCGTTCGCCCGGGTGCTGCCCGGGATGGCGACGATCAAGCACCGCGGGCGCAAGTCCGGGCGGCAGTACGAGACGATCGTCACCGCGTACCGCAAGGGCAAGGTGCTCGCGATCGCGCTGGGGCACGGAAAGACCGACTGGGTGAAGAACGTCCTGGCTGCCGGTGAGGCCGATCTGCATCTGGTTCGCCGCGACGTTCACGTGGTCAACCCGCGAATCGTGCCCGCGGGCGGCGCCGCCGACGGCCTGCCCTTGATGGCTCGGCTTCAGGTGGGCCGGATGGCGATCTTCGTCGCCGACATCGCCTGA
- a CDS encoding TetR/AcrR family transcriptional regulator: MPRPDRSRTALVDTAALLFRRQGYAATGVNQILELADVKAGSLYHHFPDGKQQLAAAVVQRAGADIECRLRELLDSGAPVTDIVDGWIDLTAAGLASDQRDGCPIEPIATESVHASAAVRAASAAAFDSWCRAVTDRLRTDGWAPERAQRTATAVIALIEGALILSRTSGDPAALDAAKAAARVLLGAQDTTCTAP; the protein is encoded by the coding sequence ATGCCTCGTCCCGACCGGAGCCGCACGGCGCTCGTCGACACCGCCGCCCTGCTCTTCCGCAGGCAGGGATACGCCGCGACGGGCGTCAACCAGATCCTCGAACTCGCCGACGTGAAGGCCGGCTCGCTGTATCACCACTTCCCCGACGGCAAACAGCAGTTGGCCGCGGCGGTGGTACAACGCGCCGGCGCCGACATCGAGTGTCGTCTACGCGAACTCCTGGACTCCGGAGCGCCGGTGACCGACATCGTCGACGGCTGGATCGACCTCACGGCCGCCGGCCTGGCCTCCGATCAGCGCGACGGCTGTCCGATCGAACCGATCGCCACCGAATCGGTGCACGCCAGCGCCGCGGTGCGGGCAGCCTCGGCGGCGGCGTTCGACAGCTGGTGCCGGGCGGTCACGGACCGGTTGCGGACCGACGGGTGGGCACCGGAGCGGGCGCAGCGGACGGCGACCGCCGTGATCGCGCTGATTGAGGGCGCGCTGATCCTGTCGCGCACGTCCGGTGACCCGGCCGCGCTGGATGCGGCCAAGGCGGCCGCCCGCGTTCTGCTCGGCGCTC